One region of Faecalibacter bovis genomic DNA includes:
- a CDS encoding endonuclease, producing the protein MKKLLFFLLPFLGIAQIPSYYDGVDFSVREDIEAELSDLTIAKHTTFLRYTPGVWDVLKQADLDPNDQNKVLLIYGYDDNDQDKKNDRTRSISDTNNGGCGSCIGRWEREHVYPQSLAVPRMSTDDPGTGTDAHNLRAVDRQMNSSRGNRLYTENTGNATTVGGSAFYPGDEWIGDIARIIMYMHIRYNQTNSALGTLCAANVIAYDPTNVANPNMPDLFLKWNAIDPPSEYELVRNEVIAEAQGNRNPFIDNPYLATLAWGGQDALNTWGNFLNTTNYVQEEITVDVTPNPSTDVVNIISKQFKSANLYNIQGMLIQSDLKDKFSIAQYPAGIYILAIHLDNGTIVTKKIIKK; encoded by the coding sequence ATGAAAAAACTATTATTTTTTTTATTACCCTTTTTAGGTATCGCTCAGATACCTTCGTATTATGATGGTGTTGATTTCTCTGTAAGAGAAGATATTGAAGCTGAATTATCTGATTTAACTATCGCAAAACATACTACTTTTTTAAGATACACGCCTGGTGTTTGGGATGTATTAAAACAAGCAGATTTAGATCCTAATGATCAAAACAAAGTTTTATTAATATATGGTTATGATGACAATGACCAAGATAAAAAGAATGACCGCACAAGATCTATTTCGGATACAAATAATGGTGGTTGTGGTAGCTGTATAGGTCGTTGGGAAAGAGAACACGTTTATCCACAATCTTTAGCTGTTCCTCGTATGTCTACAGATGATCCAGGAACTGGTACAGATGCTCATAATTTAAGAGCGGTAGATAGACAAATGAATAGTTCTAGAGGAAATCGTTTATATACAGAAAATACTGGTAATGCAACAACAGTTGGCGGATCAGCTTTTTACCCAGGAGATGAGTGGATTGGTGATATTGCACGTATTATAATGTATATGCATATTCGTTACAATCAAACTAACTCGGCTTTAGGTACTTTATGTGCAGCAAATGTGATTGCTTATGACCCTACAAACGTTGCAAATCCTAATATGCCAGATTTATTCTTAAAATGGAATGCAATTGATCCACCTTCTGAATATGAATTAGTTCGTAACGAAGTTATCGCAGAAGCTCAAGGAAATAGAAATCCATTTATAGACAATCCTTATTTAGCGACTTTAGCTTGGGGAGGACAAGATGCTTTAAATACGTGGGGTAACTTCTTAAATACGACAAATTACGTTCAAGAAGAAATCACAGTTGATGTAACACCAAATCCATCGACAGATGTTGTAAATATTATCAGTAAACAATTTAAATCAGCAAATTTATATAACATTCAAGGAATGTTAATTCAATCTGATTTAAAAGATAAATTTAGTATTGCACAATATCCTGCAGGAATTTACATTTTAGCCATTCATTTAGATAATGGCACTATTGTAACTAAGAAAATTATCAAAAAATAA
- a CDS encoding T9SS type A sorting domain-containing protein, which yields MKRILLFITLLTFSISGVKAQQNSMSNSGIEQSSVSIFPNPASSQVTVKLAQPSKVSYIAVYSIIGNEVLNKKVDQSSTFKLNVQNLRKGKYIVRIFNVDGSTESMSLIKN from the coding sequence ATGAAAAGAATTTTACTATTTATTACATTATTAACTTTTTCTATTTCTGGAGTCAAAGCTCAGCAAAATAGCATGAGTAATTCTGGTATTGAACAATCTTCGGTATCTATTTTTCCGAATCCAGCTTCTAGCCAAGTAACAGTTAAGTTAGCTCAGCCTAGTAAGGTTTCTTATATTGCAGTTTATTCTATTATCGGAAACGAAGTTTTAAATAAGAAAGTAGATCAATCAAGCACCTTCAAATTAAACGTACAAAACTTAAGAAAAGGTAAATACATTGTACGAATATTTAATGTAGACGGTTCAACAGAATCGATGTCGTTAATTAAGAATTAA
- the tsf gene encoding translation elongation factor Ts gives MSYKATAAEVSKLRNATGAGMMDSKKALEEAGGDFDKAVEVLRKQGQKVAAKRADRESTEGAVIAKVNGEATKGIIIALNCETDFVAKNEAFVAMANEIADLALTVSTKEELLALPYAGITVGEKLTEQTGVIGEKIEIGTFQVIEGALVNSYIHAGNKIGAVVALSANVEGGSEVARDVAMQVAAMNPVALDETAVEQSVIDTELSIARETLVAEGKPENMIENIAQGKLQKFFKENTLVHQASIKDGKTSVKDVVKAVDANLTVVGYIRYSL, from the coding sequence ATGAGCTATAAAGCAACAGCCGCTGAGGTAAGTAAATTAAGAAACGCAACAGGTGCGGGAATGATGGACTCTAAAAAAGCTTTAGAAGAAGCTGGTGGAGATTTTGACAAAGCTGTAGAAGTTTTACGTAAGCAAGGTCAAAAAGTAGCTGCTAAAAGAGCTGATCGTGAGTCTACTGAAGGTGCAGTTATCGCTAAAGTTAACGGTGAAGCTACTAAAGGTATCATTATCGCTTTAAACTGTGAGACTGACTTCGTAGCTAAAAACGAAGCTTTCGTAGCTATGGCTAACGAAATTGCTGATTTAGCTTTAACAGTTTCTACTAAAGAAGAATTATTAGCTTTACCATACGCTGGAATTACTGTTGGTGAGAAATTAACTGAGCAAACAGGGGTTATCGGTGAGAAAATCGAAATTGGTACTTTCCAAGTTATCGAAGGAGCTTTAGTAAACTCTTACATCCACGCTGGAAACAAAATTGGTGCTGTAGTTGCTTTATCTGCTAACGTAGAAGGTGGATCTGAGGTTGCTCGTGACGTTGCTATGCAAGTTGCAGCTATGAACCCAGTTGCTTTAGATGAAACAGCTGTTGAACAATCTGTTATCGATACAGAATTATCAATCGCTCGTGAGACTTTAGTTGCTGAAGGTAAACCAGAGAACATGATCGAGAACATCGCTCAAGGTAAATTACAAAAATTCTTCAAAGAAAATACATTAGTACACCAAGCTTCTATTAAAGATGGTAAAACTTCTGTAAAAGATGTTGTAAAAGCGGTTGACGCTAACTTAACTGTTGTTGGATACATCCGTTACAGCTTATAA
- the rpsB gene encoding 30S ribosomal protein S2 translates to MAKVNVKDLLNAGVHFGHLTRKWNPAMAPYIFMEKNGIHIIDLHKTAVKLDEASEALGKIAASGRKVLFVATKKQAKDVVAKHAEEINMPYITERWPGGMLTNFVTIRKAVKKMNSIDRMKKDGTFETLSKKERLQVDRQRLSLEKNLGSIADMTRLPSAVFIVDIVREHIAVAEAKKLGIPIFAMVDTNTDPRQVDFPIPANDDASKSIDIILSTVADSIKAGLSTRKAEKEKAKEDKGAETTEA, encoded by the coding sequence ATGGCAAAAGTAAATGTAAAGGACTTATTAAATGCAGGTGTGCATTTTGGTCACTTAACAAGAAAATGGAATCCGGCTATGGCTCCTTATATCTTTATGGAGAAAAACGGAATCCACATCATTGACCTTCACAAAACTGCAGTGAAGTTAGATGAAGCATCTGAAGCTTTAGGAAAAATTGCTGCGTCTGGACGTAAAGTTCTTTTCGTTGCAACTAAAAAACAAGCAAAAGATGTTGTAGCTAAGCATGCTGAAGAAATCAACATGCCTTATATTACAGAACGTTGGCCTGGTGGGATGTTAACTAACTTTGTTACTATCCGTAAAGCAGTTAAAAAAATGAACTCAATCGATCGTATGAAAAAAGACGGTACTTTTGAGACACTATCTAAAAAAGAAAGATTACAAGTTGATCGTCAAAGATTATCTTTAGAGAAAAACTTAGGTTCTATCGCTGATATGACTCGTTTACCTTCTGCTGTTTTCATCGTTGATATCGTTCGCGAGCACATCGCAGTTGCTGAAGCTAAAAAGTTAGGTATTCCAATTTTTGCAATGGTAGATACTAATACTGACCCTCGTCAAGTGGATTTCCCAATCCCTGCAAATGACGATGCTTCTAAATCTATCGATATCATCTTATCTACTGTAGCTGATTCTATCAAAGCTGGTTTATCTACTCGTAAAGCAGAAAAAGAAAAAGCAAAAGAAGATAAAGGAGCTGAAACAACTGAAGCTTAA
- the rpsI gene encoding 30S ribosomal protein S9 produces the protein MAIVHKIGRRKTSVARVYLQEGNGEIFINGRELANYFPTAVLQYKVEQAFILTGTKDKYNVDIKVFGGGITGQAEAIRLAISRALCEVDADFRLTLKPEGLLTRDPRMVERKKFGQKKARKKFQFSKR, from the coding sequence ATGGCAATAGTTCATAAAATCGGTCGTAGAAAGACATCTGTAGCTCGTGTATATTTACAAGAAGGTAATGGAGAAATCTTCATTAACGGACGTGAATTAGCAAACTACTTCCCAACTGCAGTATTACAATACAAAGTTGAGCAAGCTTTTATCTTAACAGGTACAAAAGATAAATACAACGTAGATATCAAAGTATTCGGTGGAGGTATTACAGGACAAGCTGAAGCAATTCGTTTAGCAATTTCTAGAGCTTTATGTGAAGTTGACGCAGATTTCCGTTTAACATTAAAACCAGAAGGGTTATTAACTCGTGATCCTCGTATGGTTGAACGTAAGAAATTCGGTCAGAAGAAAGCACGTAAGAAATTCCAATTCTCTAAACGTTAA
- the rplM gene encoding 50S ribosomal protein L13, protein MDTLSYKTTSANKETAQKEWVVVDASDLSLGRLASGVAKLIRGKHKTNFTPHADCGDNVIVINAEKIQLTGGKWDDKLYIRHTGYPGGQRSLTAREVFAKDPARLIEKSVKGMLPKNKLGSKLLTNLHVFVGAEHNHEAQQPKQIDINEYL, encoded by the coding sequence GTGGACACGTTAAGTTACAAAACTACATCAGCCAACAAAGAAACTGCTCAGAAAGAATGGGTAGTTGTGGACGCTTCTGACTTATCATTAGGTCGTTTAGCGTCAGGTGTTGCGAAGCTTATTAGAGGAAAGCACAAAACGAACTTTACTCCTCACGCAGATTGTGGAGATAATGTTATCGTTATTAATGCTGAGAAAATTCAATTAACAGGAGGTAAATGGGATGATAAATTATACATCCGCCACACTGGTTACCCAGGAGGTCAAAGATCTTTAACTGCAAGAGAAGTTTTTGCTAAGGATCCAGCTCGTTTAATTGAAAAGTCAGTTAAAGGGATGTTACCAAAAAATAAATTAGGTAGCAAGTTATTAACTAATTTACACGTATTTGTAGGTGCAGAGCACAATCACGAAGCTCAACAGCCAAAACAAATCGATATTAACGAATACTTATAA
- a CDS encoding fumarylacetoacetate hydrolase family protein produces MKIFRFGPKGQEKSGVIINDKKYDVSASGIIYDEDFFGNTEKQKQLENYINENANQLTEVADDVRIGTPLTRPGKMVCVGLNFEDHVKETGLEQQPEPIMFIKANQSFNGPQDGIMHPNGSTKMDWETELCLIIGKKANNVSEEEAMDYVYGYALINDISERAFQTERGGTWDKGKGCDTFAPVGPFIATKDEIEDVDNLRIWLKLNGELMQDGNTKDFIYRIPKLVSYLSQFMSFLPGDIISTGSPAGSGMGKEPQIWLKPGDVIEYGIEGLGSTTQEILPFSKD; encoded by the coding sequence CAGGAAAAATCAGGTGTTATTATAAATGATAAGAAGTATGATGTGTCTGCTTCAGGTATTATTTATGATGAAGATTTCTTTGGAAATACTGAAAAACAAAAACAATTAGAAAATTATATTAATGAAAACGCAAATCAATTAACTGAAGTTGCTGATGATGTACGTATTGGTACGCCATTAACACGTCCAGGTAAAATGGTTTGTGTTGGATTAAATTTTGAAGATCACGTAAAAGAAACTGGTTTAGAACAACAACCAGAGCCAATTATGTTTATCAAAGCAAATCAATCTTTCAATGGTCCACAAGACGGAATTATGCATCCAAATGGTTCAACTAAAATGGACTGGGAAACAGAATTGTGTTTAATCATTGGGAAGAAAGCAAACAATGTTTCAGAAGAAGAAGCAATGGATTACGTTTATGGATATGCTTTGATCAATGACATTTCAGAAAGAGCTTTCCAAACCGAAAGAGGAGGAACTTGGGATAAAGGTAAAGGATGTGATACATTCGCGCCTGTAGGACCATTTATCGCGACGAAAGATGAAATTGAAGATGTTGACAATTTACGTATTTGGTTAAAGTTAAATGGTGAATTAATGCAAGATGGGAATACAAAAGATTTCATTTATCGCATACCAAAATTAGTTTCTTACTTATCTCAATTCATGTCTTTCTTACCAGGAGATATTATTTCAACAGGATCTCCAGCAGGTTCAGGTATGGGAAAAGAACCACAAATTTGGTTAAAACCTGGTGATGTAATCGAGTATGGAATAGAAGGTTTAGGGTCTACAACACAAGAGATTCTACCATTTAGCAAAGATTAA